The Gemmatimonadota bacterium DNA segment GACCGACTCGCTCGACGTTGGGTGCGACGTCCGCCTCTTCGAATTGTCGAAAGATGGGGTAGCAGATTTTGTAGCGATCTCGGTAAGCACCTCCATAGAGGTCGTGAATTGGAATGCCCAGGCTCTTGGCCCGAAGGTCGTGAATCGCAATATCCACACCTGCACCAATTTGTCCCTTATATCCGTCGACGATCGGATCGATGGCGGTTGGATCGGATGGATTGATTCCGATCAACGATTTCCGAAGTATATACTCGAGATGGTTGATGTCGGGTATGTTTCGGATACTGAGGTCGGACATTTCGCCCACACCGACTACACCATCGTCTGAGATGATACGGGTGATAATGTGAGGACTGAGCGTACCGTTCTCTCGTCTTGTTCCGACTGCAAATAGATCGAGCTCTTTAATGGTCAAAGCAGACTCCTTTCATCGATCGTCTCAGGAACACCAATACGAATAGAGCGACCCTTGTCGGCATCTTAATTTCTCACGCCAGTTTATGTGCCATTGTAATCGTAGGGTCGGTTTCTGAAGAGGTAGTCTATCGGTTCATCCACAAAAATTATGTTCGGGTCCAGGTCGCTTTCTGCAAAGGCGGTTTCACAACCAGTATTGAACCGGAGAGGGGGAAGGCGACGCATCCAGTGGCAGCAGTAGATCGCTGCGATCATGAACCGCGTTTGGTCGGAGAGATTTGGCATTCCCCGATGCCAGAGCCG contains these protein-coding regions:
- a CDS encoding muconate cycloisomerase — its product is MTIKELDLFAVGTRRENGTLSPHIITRIISDDGVVGVGEMSDLSIRNIPDINHLEYILRKSLIGINPSDPTAIDPIVDGYKGQIGAGVDIAIHDLRAKSLGIPIHDLYGGAYRDRYKICYPIFRQFEEADVAPNVERVG